A window of Bacillus toyonensis BCT-7112 genomic DNA:
CAATCGTCGCCAATAAGACTACTAATGTTATCGTAATTTCTAACATGCCTGCTTCACCGGCTACAATACGTGAGAAGGTAACCATCGGTGTAAAGAACGGAACGTAAGAACTTACAACAACGATAGTACTATTCGGATCACTTAATGATTTAATACTAATGAAGAATGCAGCCATAATTAAAATCATTATCGGGAAAGATACAGCTTGTAAATCCTCCGTCTTAGAAACAACAGCGCCAGCTGCAGCGTACATCATCGCATAAAGTAAATATCCCGTAATGAAATAAACAAGGAACATACTTATAACTTTTGCATCTAATTTTGTAAAGTCAATTGGAATTCCAAATAATGAGGCGTTTTCTAAATCGACCCACCCTAACAAATAAGGAATAAGATAACCGCACGCTAATATGACCAGTTGTAATAAAGCTGTTGAAACAACTGCTAATATTTTCGCATACATCATCGTAAGCGGTTTTACTTTCGGCAGCATGACTTCCATTACACGTGACGCCTTTTCTGATGCAATATTCATTGCAATTGTATTTCCGAACGCGACAATAAACATATATAAAGCAAATGTAAAGAAATAGGCAATTCCGAAAGAAGAAGAGCGATCTTTTATTGCTTCTTGTTTCACTGAAATTTCAGTTTGCAATTGCTGTGCAATTTTTGGTGAAACATTATGCTTTGCAATTGTCACCATTGTATATTGTTGTTTGAAATAACTTGCCATGATTGCAGAAGTTGCTTGGCTAGGAAATCCATTATACATATACGTAACCTCTGGAGCTCCATTCTTTTCTATTACATGAAACAAGCCATCCAGCTCACCGTCTTCTACTTGTTTATGCAGTTTATCAAAATCTGCTTTTGAACCAACCGTTATTTTTGCTGATGGTAATAGCTTAGTTAACTCTTCTTTTTGTACGTTGTATGTGGAACTTTCTGTTACAACTGCAATTTTATCTTTATCCTTACTTTTATCATTCCCTGAAGTAAAATGATTAAATGCAAAAATCCCAAATACAACTAAAAATAATATAGCACTCGTAATTAATGATTTTTTAGATAAAAACGCTTCTCTAAAATAAAATGAAAATACATGAGAAAATTTACGCATCGTTATTTCGCCCTCTCTACAAAGATTTCATTTAACGTCGGCTCTAACATTTTAAATTGGCGCAAGGTAACACCTTGTTCTTGCAATTGTTGTAAAATCTTTAGAGCTTCTGCATCGTCTTGTACTTTTATATAAAGAAGGCCTTGTTGTTTTTCATATGAAACATGTATAGCTTCTAATCCCTTTTCATTCTCTGCTGTATCTTCAATCGTTAAATTACGGAAACCATATTCTTTCTTAATATCACTTAACTGTCCTTTGACAACTGCTTCGCCTTTTTTCAAAATACATACATGTTGGCAAAAAGCTTCTACTTGTTCCATACGATGACTGGATAAAATAATTGTCTTCCCGCTCTGTACTTGTTCTTCAATAATGCTAGCTAACATCCCAGCATTGACTGGGTCAAGTCCGCTAAACGGTTCATCTAAGATGAGAAGTTCAGGATTATGAAGAAGAGCAGCAATTAATTGAATTTTTTGCTGATTCCCTTTTGAAAGCTCTCCTGCCGTTTTAAATTTGTATTCTGGAATTGCTAATCGCTCTAACCAGTGGTCAATGGCAAGATCTACTTCTTTTTTCGTCATTCCTTCTAATCTACCAAAATATCGTAG
This region includes:
- a CDS encoding ABC transporter permease yields the protein MRKFSHVFSFYFREAFLSKKSLITSAILFLVVFGIFAFNHFTSGNDKSKDKDKIAVVTESSTYNVQKEELTKLLPSAKITVGSKADFDKLHKQVEDGELDGLFHVIEKNGAPEVTYMYNGFPSQATSAIMASYFKQQYTMVTIAKHNVSPKIAQQLQTEISVKQEAIKDRSSSFGIAYFFTFALYMFIVAFGNTIAMNIASEKASRVMEVMLPKVKPLTMMYAKILAVVSTALLQLVILACGYLIPYLLGWVDLENASLFGIPIDFTKLDAKVISMFLVYFITGYLLYAMMYAAAGAVVSKTEDLQAVSFPIMILIMAAFFISIKSLSDPNSTIVVVSSYVPFFTPMVTFSRIVAGEAGMLEITITLVVLLATIGILNAVTSRIYVNGVMNYSDKVKFKDLAKFIKRQ
- a CDS encoding ABC transporter ATP-binding protein — its product is MSLQIQNLTKLFGESKAVNGLQISLPKGEVLGLLGRNGAGKTTTIKMLLGLLTPNEGSITWDGKSFGTSGVTIGYLPEERGLYTKSRVIDQLRYFGRLEGMTKKEVDLAIDHWLERLAIPEYKFKTAGELSKGNQQKIQLIAALLHNPELLILDEPFSGLDPVNAGMLASIIEEQVQSGKTIILSSHRMEQVEAFCQHVCILKKGEAVVKGQLSDIKKEYGFRNLTIEDTAENEKGLEAIHVSYEKQQGLLYIKVQDDAEALKILQQLQEQGVTLRQFKMLEPTLNEIFVERAK